The genomic region TCACAAGGTCTTTCAGCAGATACTTGTTCACCACGATAAACTCTCCTGAGAGCACGCGGCGGGTGTAGATGTTGCTGGTGTACGGCTCAAAGCATTCGTTGTTTCCGAGGATTTGTGCGGTGGATGCGGTTGGCATGGGTGCCAGCAACAGGGAGTTGCGCACTCCGTAGCGGGCAATTTCCTCGCGCAGTATATCCCACTCCCAGCGGTCGGTGGGTTTTACATCCCACATATCAAACTGGAAGATTCCTTCTGAAATGGGCGATCCTTCGTAGGTTTCGTAGGGTCCGTGTTCTTTGGCAAGGTCCTTAGATGCCGTCATCGAGGCGTAGTAAATGGTCTCGAAAATTTCGCGGTTCAGCATACGTGCCTCTTCCGAATCGAACGGAAAGCGCATCTGGATGAAGGTATCAGCAAGTCCCTGTACACCGATACCAATGGGGCGATGACGCATGTTGCTGCGGCGTGCCTCAGGTATGGGGTAGTAATTGGTATCAATGATCTTGTTGAGGTTTCCGGTCATGTGGTACACCACCTCAAAGAGTTTGTTGTGATCGTATTTTCCGTCTTTCACAAACTTGGGCAGTGCAACTGAGGCGAGGTTACACACGGCCACCTCATCGGGAGAAGTGTACTCAATAATCTCGGTGCAGAGGTTTGAACTCTTGATGGTACCGAGGTTCTTTTGGTTCGACTTGCCGTTGCAGGCATCTTTGTAGAGCATGTAAGGCGTGCCTGTTTCAATCTGCGACTCTACCACCTGCTGCCAAAGCTCCTGAGCGCGCATGGTCTTGCGGCCTTTTCCTTCGCGCTCGTAGCGCAGGTACAGCTTTTCGAATTCTTCACCGTGGCAGTCGCTAAGACCCGGGCACTCGTTGGGGCACATCAGGGTCCAGTCGCCGTTTTCTTCCACGCGCTTCATAAACAAATCGGGAATCCAGAGTGCGTAGAACAGGTCGCGGGCGCGAAGCTCTTCTTTACCGTGGTTTTTCTTGAGGTCGAGGAAGTCGAGAATATCGGCATGCCAGGGCTCGATATAGATGGCAAAAGAGCCTTTTCGCTTGCCTCCTCCCTGGTCCACGTAGCGAGCAGTATCGTTGAATACCTTAAGCATGGGCACAATACCATTGGAGGTTCCGTTGGTTCCTTTGATGTAGGAGCCTTTGGCGCGGATATCGTGGATAGAAAGTCCGATACCCCCGGCAGACTGCGAAATCTTGGCGCAGTTGGTAAGCGTATCGTAAATACCCTGAATGCTGTCTTCCTTCATGGTGAGGAGGAAGCAAGACGACATCTGCGGCTTGGGTGTACCTGCGTTAAAAAGTGTAGGGGTTGCGTGGGTAAACCAGCCTTCAGACATCAGGTGGTACGACTCAATGGCTGCATCAAGGTCGTTTTTGTGAATCCCCACAGCCACACGCATCAGCATTTGCTGCGGACGCTCGGCTACTTTTCCATCAATTTTAAGGAGGTATGAACGCTCCAGGGTTTTAAATCCGAAAAAATCGTAGCGGAAATCCCGGTCGTAGATGATGGTTGAGTCGAGCAGTTCGGCGTTGTCCTGAATGATCTGGTTTACGTCATCGGCGAGCAGCGCTGCGTTGGCTCCGGTTTTGGGGTCTTCGTATTCGTAAAGCCTTTTCATGGTTTCTGAAAAAGACTTCTCGGTATTCTTGTGAAGGTTGGAAACCACGATGCGCGAAGCGAGCAATGCGTAGTCCGGGTGGGTTACCACCTGCGATGCGGCCACCTCAGCCGCAAGGTTATCGAGCTCCGAGGTTGATACTCCTTCATATACCCCTTCAATCACCTTCATGGCCACCTTGGTGGGATCCACAATGGGGTTTAAACCATAGCACAGCTTTTTGATGCGTGCTGTAATCTTGTCGAATTTGACCGACTCTTTGCGGCCATCTCTTTTTACTACGTACATCTTAGTTTGGTTTTAGGGTGGTTTCTAGAAATCGGCATCGGTGGTGAATGCGCTGCTACCTTTTTCGCTCATCACGCCGGCTTTCTGGTATTCGGCTACGCGCTTTTCAAAGAAGTTGGTTTTGCCTTGAAGCGAAATCATCTCCATGAAATCAAAGGGGTTGGTGGCGTTATACACTTTTTCACAGCCCAGCTCCAACAACAGGCGGTCGGCCACAAATTCAATGTACTGCGTCATCAGGTCAGCGTTCATTCCGATAAGGCGTACGGGCAGTGCATCGCACACAAATTCCTTCTCGATCTCCACGGCATCGGTAATGATCTGACGCACGCGCTCTTCGGGCAACTTGTTCTTGATGTGCTGGGTGTAGAGCAGGCAGGCAAAATCACAGTGGAGTCCTTCATCGCGAGAAATCAACTCGTTCGAGAAGGCAAGACCGGGCATAAGACCGCGCTTCTTCAGCCAGAAAATGGAGCAGAAGCTTCCTGAAAAGAAAATGCCTTCTACCGCAGCAAAGGCTACAAGGCGCTCGGCAAAGGAGGCGTTTTCAATCCAGTTGAGCGCCCAGTGCGCCTTTTTCTTCACACAGTCAAGGGTCTCAATGGCGTGAAAGAGCATGTCTTTCTCGGCGTTGTCTTTAATGTAGGTATCGATGAGCAGCGAATAGGTTTCTGAGTGGATGTTCTCCATCATAATCTGGAAGCCATAGAAAAACTTAGCCTCGGTGTATTGCACTTCGGCCACGAAGTTCTCAGCGAGGTTTTCATTTACAATTCCATCACTTGCCGCAAAAAAAGCG from Cryomorphaceae bacterium harbors:
- a CDS encoding ribonucleoside-diphosphate reductase subunit alpha, giving the protein MYVVKRDGRKESVKFDKITARIKKLCYGLNPIVDPTKVAMKVIEGVYEGVSTSELDNLAAEVAASQVVTHPDYALLASRIVVSNLHKNTEKSFSETMKRLYEYEDPKTGANAALLADDVNQIIQDNAELLDSTIIYDRDFRYDFFGFKTLERSYLLKIDGKVAERPQQMLMRVAVGIHKNDLDAAIESYHLMSEGWFTHATPTLFNAGTPKPQMSSCFLLTMKEDSIQGIYDTLTNCAKISQSAGGIGLSIHDIRAKGSYIKGTNGTSNGIVPMLKVFNDTARYVDQGGGKRKGSFAIYIEPWHADILDFLDLKKNHGKEELRARDLFYALWIPDLFMKRVEENGDWTLMCPNECPGLSDCHGEEFEKLYLRYEREGKGRKTMRAQELWQQVVESQIETGTPYMLYKDACNGKSNQKNLGTIKSSNLCTEIIEYTSPDEVAVCNLASVALPKFVKDGKYDHNKLFEVVYHMTGNLNKIIDTNYYPIPEARRSNMRHRPIGIGVQGLADTFIQMRFPFDSEEARMLNREIFETIYYASMTASKDLAKEHGPYETYEGSPISEGIFQFDMWDVKPTDRWEWDILREEIARYGVRNSLLLAPMPTASTAQILGNNECFEPYTSNIYTRRVLSGEFIVVNKYLLKDLVKLGIWNDELKNKLIAGNGSVQHIDEIPDNLKDLYRTAWEISQKAILDMAADRGAYICQSQSLNVFMENPSFAKLTSMHFYGWKKGLKTGMYYLRTKAAADAIKFTVTKTQQAVPQNEQVSEQEAAAMACSIENGPDCEMCSG
- a CDS encoding ribonucleoside-diphosphate reductase; translation: MPENVTTVEPILAENKDRFVLFPIQHNDIWDFYKKAEASFWTAEEIDLDADLNDWNNKLTDDEKHFIKHVLAFFAASDGIVNENLAENFVAEVQYTEAKFFYGFQIMMENIHSETYSLLIDTYIKDNAEKDMLFHAIETLDCVKKKAHWALNWIENASFAERLVAFAAVEGIFFSGSFCSIFWLKKRGLMPGLAFSNELISRDEGLHCDFACLLYTQHIKNKLPEERVRQIITDAVEIEKEFVCDALPVRLIGMNADLMTQYIEFVADRLLLELGCEKVYNATNPFDFMEMISLQGKTNFFEKRVAEYQKAGVMSEKGSSAFTTDADF